In one Agathobacter rectalis ATCC 33656 genomic region, the following are encoded:
- a CDS encoding heavy metal translocating P-type ATPase: protein MKFTIKHESRGRMRVHMEQYRMTYEQADTLLYVIHNHRNVTFVKVYDRTADAVIEYVGDREQIIELLRHFHYESANVPQTVIKTSGRELNNSYQEKLIGSVVWHYSKKLLLPLPIRIALTIGRSVKYIGIGLKCLLQRKIEVPVLDATAITVSLVTKDFSTASSIMFLLGIGELLEEWTHKKSVDDLARSMSLNVSKVWLRTPENQEILVESSKIEKGDKVVVHMGNVIPFDGEVLDGDAMVNQASLTGESVPVQRTVGNTVFAGTVVEEGEITIRVKEVEGNNRFDQIVTMIEESEKLKSELEGKAEHYADKLVPWTLGATGLTYLLTRNVTKAMSILMVDFCCALKLAMPISVLSAIREASLYNVTVKGGKFLEAVAEADTIVFDKTGTLTKAHPTVVDVVNFNDEYSSDDMLRVAACLEEHFPHSMAKAVVDAASKKGLSHEEMHTKVEYIVAHGIATSINGKRTVIGSYHFVFEDEKCVVPAGKEPLFESLPLYYSHLYLAIEGKLSAVICIEDPLRDEAAAVVTSLKKAGISKVVMMTGDSERTASVIAKKVGVDEYYAEVLPEDKAAFVEREKDKGRKVIMIGDGINDSPALSAANVGIAISDGAEIAREIADITVGSDDLYQIVTLKYISNALMKRIKSNYRKIVGFNSGLIALGVAGVLPPTTTALLHNGSTILISVNSMKNLLE, encoded by the coding sequence ATGAAATTTACGATTAAGCATGAGTCAAGAGGCCGTATGCGTGTTCATATGGAGCAGTACCGCATGACATATGAGCAGGCGGACACTCTGCTTTATGTGATTCACAATCACAGGAATGTTACCTTTGTAAAGGTTTATGACAGGACGGCTGATGCTGTGATTGAGTATGTAGGAGACAGAGAGCAGATTATAGAGCTGCTTCGCCACTTTCATTATGAGAGCGCCAATGTGCCACAGACTGTTATTAAGACATCAGGAAGAGAGCTTAATAATTCATATCAGGAAAAACTTATCGGAAGTGTTGTCTGGCATTACAGTAAAAAGCTCCTGCTGCCTTTGCCAATCAGGATAGCGCTTACTATTGGACGATCTGTAAAGTATATTGGAATTGGGCTTAAGTGTCTGCTGCAGAGAAAAATTGAAGTGCCGGTGCTTGATGCTACTGCCATCACGGTTTCGCTTGTCACAAAGGATTTTTCTACCGCAAGCTCTATTATGTTTCTGCTTGGAATAGGTGAGCTTTTGGAGGAATGGACACACAAGAAGTCTGTTGATGACCTGGCCAGAAGCATGTCGCTTAATGTGAGCAAGGTATGGCTTAGGACACCTGAGAATCAGGAGATACTCGTTGAGTCCTCAAAGATTGAAAAGGGCGACAAGGTTGTTGTCCACATGGGAAATGTCATACCGTTCGACGGAGAGGTATTAGATGGCGATGCGATGGTCAATCAGGCTTCCCTGACAGGTGAGTCGGTTCCGGTTCAAAGAACTGTCGGCAATACTGTGTTTGCAGGCACTGTTGTCGAGGAGGGCGAGATTACTATCAGGGTCAAGGAGGTTGAAGGAAACAACCGTTTTGACCAGATTGTTACTATGATAGAGGAGTCCGAAAAGCTTAAATCTGAGCTGGAGGGAAAGGCTGAGCACTATGCTGACAAGCTTGTGCCGTGGACGCTTGGAGCTACAGGGCTTACATATCTTCTGACAAGAAATGTGACAAAGGCTATGTCAATTCTCATGGTGGATTTCTGCTGTGCACTCAAGCTTGCTATGCCAATCTCTGTGCTTTCTGCTATCAGAGAGGCAAGCCTTTATAATGTAACAGTAAAGGGAGGAAAGTTCCTTGAGGCTGTTGCGGAGGCTGATACCATCGTCTTTGACAAGACCGGTACACTCACAAAGGCACATCCGACTGTGGTTGATGTGGTGAACTTCAATGATGAGTATTCATCTGATGACATGCTTCGTGTTGCAGCCTGTCTGGAGGAGCATTTCCCTCATTCAATGGCAAAGGCAGTGGTAGACGCTGCGTCTAAGAAGGGGCTTTCCCACGAGGAAATGCATACAAAGGTGGAGTATATTGTGGCTCATGGAATTGCAACCTCCATCAATGGCAAGCGTACTGTTATCGGAAGCTATCATTTTGTCTTTGAGGATGAAAAATGTGTTGTTCCTGCAGGAAAGGAGCCACTGTTTGAGTCGCTTCCGCTGTATTATTCTCACCTGTATCTGGCTATTGAGGGTAAGCTTTCGGCAGTTATCTGTATAGAGGATCCTCTGCGTGATGAGGCAGCAGCAGTTGTTACTTCATTAAAGAAGGCAGGCATATCAAAGGTTGTCATGATGACAGGAGACAGTGAGCGTACAGCTTCTGTCATTGCGAAAAAAGTAGGTGTAGATGAATACTACGCCGAGGTTTTACCTGAGGACAAGGCTGCCTTTGTGGAGAGAGAAAAGGATAAGGGCAGAAAGGTCATTATGATTGGTGACGGCATAAATGATTCACCGGCTCTTTCTGCGGCAAATGTCGGTATTGCAATCAGTGACGGCGCTGAAATTGCCCGCGAGATTGCTGATATTACGGTGGGCTCGGATGATCTCTACCAGATTGTAACTCTTAAATATATAAGTAATGCTCTTATGAAACGTATAAAGAGCAACTATCGAAAGATTGTTGGTTTTAACTCAGGGCTCATTGCTCTTGGTGTGGCAGGTGTGCTTCCGCCGACTACGACAGCACTTTTGCACAATGGATCGACAATTCTTATCAGTGTGAACAGTATGAAGAATCTGCTTGAGTAG
- a CDS encoding AAA family ATPase, with protein sequence MTKRIITISREFGSGGRFIGEEVANKLGIKYYDKEIIGQIAKESGLAPEYIKENAELSPKKGIFAYAFTGRDITGKSVEDMVYEAQRKVILDLAEKEPCVIIGRNADYILKDRDDVLNVYIHGDMPEKIQRICKLHNTSEADAVKMINDIDKRRMTNYNFYTDQKWGKAANYTLCLNSSKLGYDKCESIIIECV encoded by the coding sequence ATGACAAAAAGAATCATTACGATAAGCCGAGAGTTTGGAAGTGGCGGACGTTTTATCGGAGAAGAAGTCGCAAATAAACTTGGAATTAAATATTATGACAAGGAAATAATTGGACAGATTGCAAAAGAGTCAGGACTGGCACCGGAGTATATTAAGGAAAATGCTGAGCTGTCCCCAAAGAAAGGGATTTTTGCATATGCATTTACCGGTCGTGATATTACAGGAAAATCAGTAGAAGATATGGTATATGAGGCACAGAGAAAAGTGATTTTGGATTTGGCAGAAAAAGAGCCATGTGTGATTATTGGAAGAAATGCTGATTATATTTTGAAAGACAGGGATGATGTATTGAATGTGTATATCCATGGGGATATGCCGGAAAAAATACAGCGTATCTGTAAGCTGCATAATACTTCAGAAGCTGATGCAGTAAAAATGATAAATGACATAGATAAAAGGCGTATGACAAATTATAATTTTTACACGGATCAGAAATGGGGAAAAGCTGCTAATTATACATTGTGCCTGAACAGCTCAAAGCTCGGGTATGACAAATGTGAGAGTATAATTATTGAATGTGTATAG
- a CDS encoding MATE family efflux transporter, whose protein sequence is MAESNKMKDMPVNKLMVQMGIPMILSMALQAVYNIVDSAFVGNMRSGSEAALNALTLVFPVQMLMVAVGIGTGVGTNALLARTLGQGNSKKAAKVAGNSLFLGAIIYIVCLLFGIFGVKAYISSQTVDPQVISMGTNYLRICCVISFGIIFFSLFEKLLQATGRSLYSTIGQVVGAVVNIILDPIMIYGIGPVPEMGVKGAAYATVIGQVVSAILLFVFHMKLNREFEHDTKYMKPDGGIIREIYAIGLPAIIAQALMSIMVYVMNLILKFSPSAQTAYGLFYKVQQFVLFLAFGLRDAITPIIAFSYGMHSKKRIKDGIRYGLLYTIVLMVIGVAITEIFPGEFAALFNAGASREYFIGAMRIISISFIFAGINVAYQGIYQALDGGMESLVISLLRQLIIILPLACIFSFFVRGGHIGVSLIWWAFPITEVTACIVGYLFLKRINKNKVENLN, encoded by the coding sequence ATGGCAGAAAGTAACAAGATGAAGGACATGCCGGTAAATAAGCTCATGGTACAGATGGGAATACCGATGATTTTATCTATGGCATTGCAGGCAGTTTACAATATTGTAGACAGCGCCTTTGTGGGAAATATGAGGTCAGGAAGTGAGGCAGCACTTAATGCACTGACACTGGTATTTCCGGTTCAGATGCTTATGGTAGCAGTTGGAATTGGAACAGGAGTGGGAACCAATGCACTTCTTGCAAGAACACTTGGTCAGGGAAATAGTAAAAAAGCTGCAAAGGTTGCAGGAAACAGTTTATTTCTTGGTGCAATAATTTATATAGTATGCCTGTTGTTTGGAATTTTTGGAGTTAAAGCTTATATTTCATCACAGACCGTTGATCCTCAAGTTATTTCAATGGGAACAAATTACTTGAGAATATGTTGTGTGATTTCATTTGGAATTATTTTCTTTTCACTATTTGAAAAACTGCTGCAGGCAACAGGACGTTCTCTTTATTCTACAATTGGTCAGGTAGTTGGAGCAGTGGTAAATATTATTCTTGATCCTATTATGATTTATGGTATTGGACCGGTTCCGGAAATGGGAGTTAAGGGCGCCGCATATGCAACTGTTATCGGTCAGGTTGTGTCTGCAATACTGCTGTTTGTGTTTCATATGAAGCTGAACAGGGAATTTGAGCATGATACAAAGTATATGAAGCCTGATGGAGGAATAATCAGGGAAATTTATGCAATTGGACTTCCGGCTATTATTGCACAGGCTCTGATGTCAATTATGGTTTATGTGATGAATCTTATTTTGAAATTTAGTCCTTCGGCGCAGACTGCATATGGTTTGTTTTATAAGGTGCAGCAGTTTGTATTGTTCCTTGCATTCGGACTAAGGGATGCAATTACACCAATTATAGCTTTTTCATATGGAATGCATAGCAAAAAGAGAATTAAGGATGGCATCAGGTATGGATTGCTTTATACGATTGTGCTTATGGTCATAGGAGTAGCGATTACAGAAATTTTCCCGGGAGAATTTGCTGCTTTGTTCAATGCAGGAGCATCAAGAGAATATTTTATCGGGGCAATGAGAATTATTTCCATCAGCTTTATTTTTGCCGGAATAAATGTGGCATATCAGGGTATTTACCAGGCGCTTGATGGTGGTATGGAATCGCTTGTGATTTCACTGCTCAGACAGCTTATAATTATATTACCTTTGGCATGCATCTTCTCATTTTTTGTAAGAGGCGGACATATTGGAGTTTCGCTGATCTGGTGGGCATTTCCAATCACGGAGGTGACTGCTTGTATTGTAGGATATTTATTTTTAAAGAGAATCAATAAAAATAAAGTGGAAAACTTAAATTAA
- a CDS encoding VWA-like domain-containing protein, which translates to MKKHVQTDSEWQEEMSQKIIDEIQCELYLDMPFMKLALSALSPKVNEQLYSMATDGTYIYYNPIRLIDIFKKNGMYLNRAYLHSVLHCLFFHLWTKGERDEFLWNMACDIMVEYTIDTMEKKSTKRILSYIRKTTYERLKKEHIVIAPGALYAWLYKQYAEIKAEEITDIDDIANTTDKNELALLAREFYTDDHSLWPEEKNDNAMPLSSSEAQKQWQKISRQTRMEKSHSKDSESEGEQVMMRELSAKRSRRSYKEFLRRFAVLREEVHADYDSFDMGYYAYGLSLYGNMPLIEPLETRETYKIRDFVIVLDTSYSVSGELVEHFLQETFTILTESDSFFVRNKIRIIQCDDSVKTDEEITDEKQIKPLLNKFTLVGGGGTDFRPAFSYVRDLLDKGELKNMCGLIYFTDGKGIFPAKCPSYKCAFVSVGAYEGNEVPPWAMQVELEETI; encoded by the coding sequence ATGAAAAAACATGTCCAGACAGATTCAGAGTGGCAGGAGGAAATGTCACAGAAAATAATAGATGAAATACAGTGCGAGTTGTATCTCGACATGCCTTTTATGAAACTGGCGCTCTCGGCTCTTTCCCCAAAGGTGAACGAGCAGCTTTACTCCATGGCAACTGACGGCACATATATTTATTACAATCCAATCAGGCTGATTGATATATTTAAGAAAAATGGCATGTATCTGAACCGGGCTTATCTGCACAGTGTGCTGCATTGTCTGTTTTTTCACCTGTGGACTAAAGGTGAGAGGGATGAATTTCTGTGGAATATGGCATGTGATATAATGGTTGAGTACACGATTGATACAATGGAAAAGAAAAGCACAAAGCGTATCCTAAGCTATATAAGAAAAACCACGTATGAGAGGCTTAAAAAAGAGCATATCGTGATTGCTCCCGGAGCCTTATACGCGTGGCTATACAAGCAGTATGCAGAAATAAAGGCTGAAGAAATCACGGATATAGATGATATTGCAAACACAACGGATAAAAATGAGCTTGCACTTTTGGCACGGGAATTTTACACAGATGACCACTCTTTGTGGCCGGAGGAGAAAAACGACAATGCTATGCCACTAAGCTCATCCGAGGCCCAAAAGCAGTGGCAGAAAATATCCAGACAGACACGTATGGAGAAAAGCCATTCAAAGGACAGCGAATCCGAGGGTGAGCAGGTAATGATGAGGGAGCTGTCCGCGAAAAGAAGCAGACGAAGCTACAAGGAGTTTCTGCGCAGGTTTGCAGTGCTTCGTGAGGAGGTACACGCAGATTATGATTCCTTTGATATGGGGTATTACGCGTATGGACTTTCGCTTTACGGCAATATGCCGCTCATTGAGCCTCTTGAAACGAGGGAGACATACAAGATAAGGGATTTTGTCATAGTACTTGATACGAGCTATTCTGTGAGTGGGGAGCTGGTGGAGCACTTTTTACAGGAGACCTTTACAATTCTCACGGAGTCGGACAGCTTTTTTGTCAGGAATAAAATACGCATCATACAGTGTGATGACAGCGTAAAGACGGACGAGGAAATTACAGATGAAAAGCAGATTAAGCCGCTTTTAAACAAGTTTACGCTCGTAGGAGGCGGAGGCACAGATTTCAGACCGGCATTTTCGTATGTGAGAGACCTTCTGGATAAGGGAGAGCTTAAGAACATGTGCGGACTTATATATTTTACTGATGGCAAGGGAATTTTCCCGGCAAAGTGTCCATCGTACAAGTGCGCATTTGTGTCGGTTGGTGCATATGAGGGTAATGAGGTGCCGCCATGGGCGATGCAGGTGGAGCTGGAGGAAACAATATGA
- a CDS encoding HD-GYP domain-containing protein, with the protein MLSIDIVGLTGACSYALDCIEAELVNITNKHGKRVAYISVCMAEYWAIQGEALQDLAMCALLHDNALTQYISEELKKDSVIDLKKDLSEEKTNLHCIYGEKNITKLPFKTDVSNVILYHHEHADGTGPFQKKWNEIPLFARIIHLADIIDIIRNSIDSDDNSWDFMCQYLSQNKDSLFDSECVNAFLHVFTKESFMCLSDDSFETKLWEAIPREKLVFDWEMCKDVADFFAKIVDYKSSFTSRHSIGVAEKASMLAQYMGYDSITVQKMYLAGALHDIGKMAVGNEILEKPDKLTDDEFSKMKNHAGYTYLILSEVNDFEEIRDWAAFHHEKLNGKGYPFGKTAAELNEPERMMACVDIYQALTEDRPYKKGLSHEKTCDILDDMAQKDFIDSDISKIIRECFGRNR; encoded by the coding sequence ATGCTAAGTATAGATATTGTTGGACTTACAGGCGCCTGTTCCTATGCTTTGGACTGCATAGAAGCAGAGTTGGTAAATATCACAAACAAACATGGAAAAAGAGTGGCTTATATAAGCGTATGCATGGCTGAATATTGGGCAATTCAAGGTGAGGCGTTACAAGATTTAGCCATGTGTGCTTTACTGCATGACAATGCTCTGACACAATATATTTCTGAGGAGCTTAAAAAGGATTCTGTTATTGACCTAAAAAAAGATTTATCTGAGGAAAAAACGAATCTCCATTGTATATATGGTGAAAAAAATATTACTAAACTTCCTTTTAAAACAGATGTTTCAAATGTGATTTTGTATCATCATGAACATGCCGATGGAACTGGCCCTTTTCAAAAAAAGTGGAATGAAATTCCATTGTTCGCAAGGATTATTCATCTTGCAGATATCATTGATATTATAAGAAATAGTATTGATTCTGATGATAATAGCTGGGATTTTATGTGTCAATATCTTTCCCAAAATAAGGATAGTCTATTTGATTCGGAATGTGTTAATGCTTTTCTTCATGTATTCACAAAAGAATCGTTTATGTGTTTAAGTGATGATTCTTTTGAAACTAAGCTATGGGAAGCTATCCCAAGAGAAAAGCTGGTTTTTGATTGGGAAATGTGTAAAGATGTTGCAGATTTCTTTGCAAAGATTGTAGATTATAAATCTTCTTTTACAAGCAGACATTCTATAGGAGTAGCTGAAAAAGCATCCATGCTTGCCCAATATATGGGATATGATTCAATCACTGTACAGAAAATGTATTTAGCTGGTGCTCTGCATGATATAGGAAAAATGGCGGTAGGCAATGAAATTCTGGAAAAACCGGATAAGCTTACGGATGATGAATTTTCTAAAATGAAAAATCATGCTGGTTATACATACCTAATATTATCAGAGGTTAATGATTTTGAAGAAATACGAGACTGGGCAGCTTTCCATCATGAAAAATTAAATGGAAAGGGGTATCCTTTTGGAAAAACTGCTGCTGAATTAAATGAACCGGAACGTATGATGGCATGTGTTGATATTTATCAGGCTCTTACGGAAGATAGACCTTATAAAAAAGGATTATCTCATGAAAAAACATGTGATATCCTTGATGACATGGCACAGAAAGATTTTATTGATTCGGATATTTCAAAGATAATTAGAGAATGTTTTGGAAGAAACCGATGA
- a CDS encoding leucine-rich repeat protein yields MTNIEVEINDNYICVYERLNDDCIRLLHMYGKNPVCVVPDMLDGMRVTELAEYCFSFKSMPEKLKTELGIDDILRPDMTELCDDYIERVILPDGMKKIGRLCFYNCSRLTMLELPSDICDVDGDAFMNCTKLYMLVMRGSPKDKSCLKQILSQISTLVRVRWADSDGNAIAQACFFEYDQTYDEIGPAHIFKLNMNGEGFRARQAFMDRVFVWKQYDEIFSEAIAQESEDDLLDMAFYRLIYAYELSKEARQQFLEYIVNHKKRLSELIIRKRDSGLLQSFLELKDGEENFIADVLAVTDMLALAAQDEWSEGSVILHRFKKENLSVSRKRRFEF; encoded by the coding sequence ATGACAAATATAGAGGTTGAAATAAACGATAATTATATATGTGTATATGAGAGGCTTAATGATGATTGCATTAGGCTTCTTCATATGTATGGGAAAAATCCGGTGTGTGTGGTGCCGGATATGCTTGACGGCATGAGAGTGACGGAGCTTGCGGAGTATTGCTTTTCTTTCAAGAGTATGCCTGAAAAATTGAAAACAGAGCTTGGGATTGATGATATTCTGCGTCCTGATATGACGGAGCTGTGTGATGATTATATTGAGAGGGTCATATTGCCGGACGGAATGAAAAAGATTGGCAGGCTGTGCTTTTATAATTGTTCAAGGCTGACTATGCTTGAGCTGCCATCCGACATATGTGATGTGGATGGTGACGCTTTCATGAACTGCACAAAACTTTATATGCTTGTGATGAGAGGCTCACCGAAGGATAAGTCGTGTCTTAAGCAGATTCTTTCACAGATAAGCACTCTTGTGAGGGTTAGATGGGCTGACAGCGATGGAAATGCGATTGCGCAGGCATGTTTTTTCGAGTACGACCAGACATATGATGAGATTGGTCCTGCTCATATTTTTAAGCTGAACATGAACGGAGAAGGCTTTCGCGCCAGACAGGCTTTTATGGACCGCGTGTTTGTGTGGAAGCAGTATGATGAAATATTTTCAGAGGCGATTGCGCAGGAGAGTGAGGATGACCTTTTAGATATGGCTTTTTATAGGCTTATTTATGCGTATGAGCTTTCAAAAGAAGCTAGGCAGCAGTTTTTGGAGTATATTGTCAATCATAAAAAAAGGCTGTCTGAGCTTATCATAAGAAAAAGGGATTCGGGTTTGCTGCAGAGTTTTCTGGAGCTTAAAGATGGTGAGGAGAATTTTATCGCAGATGTCCTGGCTGTTACTGATATGCTTGCACTTGCAGCACAGGATGAATGGAGTGAGGGCAGTGTGATTTTGCATAGATTTAAGAAGGAAAATCTGTCGGTATCCAGGAAGAGGCGGTTTGAATTTTAA
- a CDS encoding ATP-binding protein: MGDAGGAGGNNMNIKQAKNEVKNTVKAYLSKDAHGEYVIPQIRQRPMLLIGPPGVGKTQIMEQIARECKIGLVAYTITHHTRQSAVGLPFIKEREYDGKSYSVTEYTMSEIIASVYEKMEATGLKEGILFIDEINCVSETLAPTMLQFLQCKTFGNQAVPKGWVIVAAGNPPEYNKSVRDFDMVTLDRVRYISIEADYQVWKEYARDVHIHDALLSYLELHPNNFYRVETDVDGMNFVTARGWEDLSSLLKVYEAGELAVTEEVIGEFIHHPDIAEDVYAYLEIYRKYNEDYGISDILSGNVKKSVYKRVFDADFDERITVVNLLLSGLTVVFSDVARERKMVQLWYEFLKEYRKSQRSTEEQHALYNSAVEQFSKNMEILKESSLILPKEYYIRQDVLKHIKGDFDTVMDDFTEESEKLSTMEDAAGEKLNHAFDFVEDVFSDDQEMLVFVTELTITPEISSFLAENECEKFDIYNEKLMVGSNRTRLLKELER; encoded by the coding sequence ATGGGCGATGCAGGTGGAGCTGGAGGAAACAATATGAATATAAAACAGGCAAAAAACGAAGTGAAAAATACAGTGAAAGCATACCTGTCAAAGGATGCACATGGAGAGTACGTGATACCGCAGATCAGGCAGAGACCGATGCTCTTAATCGGACCGCCCGGCGTAGGCAAGACACAGATTATGGAGCAGATTGCAAGAGAGTGCAAAATAGGTCTTGTGGCATATACCATCACGCATCACACGCGCCAGTCAGCGGTAGGACTGCCGTTTATAAAGGAGCGTGAGTATGACGGAAAGAGCTATTCAGTCACGGAATACACGATGAGCGAGATTATAGCCAGCGTCTATGAAAAGATGGAAGCAACAGGGCTTAAGGAGGGCATACTTTTTATTGATGAGATAAACTGCGTGTCCGAGACACTTGCGCCTACGATGCTTCAGTTTTTGCAGTGCAAGACATTTGGTAATCAGGCTGTTCCAAAGGGCTGGGTGATTGTTGCGGCAGGAAATCCGCCTGAGTATAATAAATCAGTGCGCGATTTTGATATGGTTACGCTCGACCGTGTCAGATATATATCGATAGAAGCGGACTATCAGGTGTGGAAGGAATATGCCAGAGATGTGCATATCCATGATGCACTTTTAAGCTATCTTGAGCTTCACCCAAACAATTTTTACAGGGTGGAAACTGACGTGGACGGTATGAATTTCGTCACGGCAAGAGGCTGGGAGGATTTAAGCAGTCTGCTTAAGGTGTACGAGGCGGGAGAACTTGCAGTCACGGAGGAGGTAATAGGTGAGTTTATCCATCATCCTGATATAGCAGAGGATGTGTACGCATATTTGGAAATCTACAGAAAATACAATGAGGATTACGGTATAAGCGATATATTGTCCGGAAATGTGAAAAAGTCAGTATATAAACGTGTGTTTGATGCTGATTTCGATGAGAGAATCACTGTGGTGAATCTGCTTTTAAGCGGACTGACAGTTGTTTTTTCGGATGTGGCCAGAGAGCGGAAAATGGTGCAGCTATGGTATGAGTTTCTGAAGGAATACAGAAAGTCACAAAGAAGCACTGAAGAGCAGCATGCGCTGTACAACAGTGCTGTGGAGCAGTTTTCAAAGAATATGGAGATATTGAAGGAGAGCTCTCTTATTTTGCCAAAGGAATATTACATCAGACAGGATGTCTTAAAGCATATCAAGGGTGATTTTGATACGGTGATGGATGATTTTACCGAAGAATCAGAGAAGCTTTCAACGATGGAGGATGCTGCAGGAGAGAAGCTAAACCACGCATTTGATTTTGTGGAGGATGTATTCTCGGACGACCAGGAGATGCTTGTCTTTGTGACAGAGCTGACCATCACACCGGAAATCAGCAGCTTTTTAGCTGAGAACGAATGTGAAAAATTTGATATCTACAATGAAAAGCTCATGGTTGGAAGCAACAGGACAAGGCTTTTAAAGGAGCTTGAGAGATAA
- a CDS encoding HI0074 family nucleotidyltransferase substrate-binding subunit: MDAKFERRFKSFCNSLDALAEARQRDLSDSFVLSGTSAKFSITFDLSWKVMKDILVQYYSITGFVTGSPREVLRESFKAKLISDDAWMDMLKVRNELAHDYDCEVVRTHCNTIVEKYIDLFYDFKNTIDELLKVG, from the coding sequence ATGGACGCAAAATTTGAGAGACGTTTTAAATCTTTTTGTAATTCACTAGATGCGTTAGCTGAGGCAAGGCAGAGAGACCTTTCCGATTCGTTTGTTTTGAGTGGGACAAGTGCTAAATTTAGCATTACTTTTGATTTATCGTGGAAGGTAATGAAAGATATTCTGGTACAATATTATTCGATAACCGGGTTTGTTACAGGTTCACCGCGAGAGGTGTTACGTGAATCCTTCAAGGCAAAGCTGATTTCTGATGATGCGTGGATGGATATGCTTAAGGTCAGAAATGAACTTGCACATGACTATGATTGTGAGGTTGTAAGGACACATTGTAATACAATTGTTGAAAAATATATTGATTTGTTTTATGATTTTAAGAATACGATAGATGAATTATTGAAGGTTGGATAA
- a CDS encoding nucleotidyltransferase family protein codes for MKVEEVISRVAELCRQHDAQKVILYGSRAKGTALERSDIDIAVSGVKDFDTLSDEVEDLPTLYSVDLLNLDTCRNDLLLEDIRQYGRKI; via the coding sequence GTGAAGGTTGAAGAGGTTATAAGCAGGGTTGCAGAGCTTTGCAGACAGCATGATGCCCAAAAGGTAATTTTATATGGTTCAAGAGCTAAAGGTACTGCATTGGAACGTAGTGATATTGATATAGCGGTATCGGGAGTGAAGGATTTTGATACGCTTTCTGATGAAGTGGAGGACTTACCTACCTTGTACAGTGTTGATTTACTGAATTTGGATACATGCAGGAATGATTTATTATTGGAGGATATCAGACAGTATGGACGCAAAATTTGA
- a CDS encoding DUF6110 family protein: MSFNWKASGLFAAGVAFGTAGIKILSSKDAKHAYTQCTAAALRAKDCVMKTVNTVQENAEDILAEAKSINEEREAKAEAAKVSDASEDVCECAKADEQEAEQAEVTAETAEA; the protein is encoded by the coding sequence ATGTCATTTAATTGGAAGGCTTCAGGTTTATTCGCAGCAGGTGTTGCTTTTGGTACAGCTGGTATCAAGATTTTATCAAGCAAGGATGCTAAGCATGCTTATACTCAGTGTACAGCAGCAGCGCTTCGTGCTAAGGATTGTGTTATGAAGACTGTTAATACTGTTCAGGAGAATGCAGAGGATATTCTTGCTGAGGCTAAGAGCATCAACGAGGAGCGCGAGGCTAAGGCTGAGGCTGCTAAGGTTTCGGATGCATCTGAGGATGTATGCGAGTGTGCTAAGGCTGATGAGCAGGAAGCAGAGCAGGCTGAGGTTACAGCAGAGACTGCTGAGGCATAG
- a CDS encoding bacteriohemerythrin, producing MYEMKPEYYIGIDMIDEEHKQLFKYADDAYELLHDENTPDKYDRIDMILEDLRDYTAKHFNDEEQYMESINYKKLFTQKIQHQEFIHKLDEFIEHHNDEIKDQDEQIMGILKYLTEWLVNHILYVDGQIAEFVSKM from the coding sequence ATGTATGAAATGAAACCAGAATATTATATCGGCATAGATATGATAGACGAAGAGCATAAGCAGTTGTTTAAATATGCAGATGATGCATATGAACTGCTTCATGACGAGAATACACCGGATAAATATGATAGAATTGACATGATACTTGAAGACCTTCGTGATTATACAGCGAAACATTTTAATGATGAAGAGCAGTATATGGAGTCTATTAATTATAAAAAATTATTTACTCAAAAAATTCAGCATCAGGAATTTATACACAAACTTGATGAATTTATTGAACATCACAATGATGAAATAAAAGATCAGGATGAACAGATTATGGGTATTTTAAAGTATCTCACAGAGTGGTTAGTTAATCACATCCTATATGTTGATGGTCAAATTGCAGAATTTGTATCAAAAATGTAA